A single region of the Anguilla anguilla isolate fAngAng1 chromosome 17, fAngAng1.pri, whole genome shotgun sequence genome encodes:
- the kpnb1 gene encoding importin subunit beta-1 — translation MELIAILEKTVSPDRNELEAAQKFLEQAAIENLPTFLVELSKVLANPGNSQVARVAAGLQVKNSLTSKDPDVKTQYQQRWLAIDSNARREIKNYVLQTLGTETYRPSSASQCVAGIACAEIPVNQWPELIPQLVANVTDPSSTEHMKESTLEAIGYICQDIDPEQLQENANQILTAIIQGMRKEEPSNNVKLAATNALLNSLEFTKANFDKETERHFIMQVVCEATQCPDTRVRVAALQNLVKIMSLYYQYMETYMGPALFAITIEAMKSDIDEVALQGIEFWSNVCDEEMDLAIEATEASEQGRPPEHTSKFYAKGALQYLVPILTQTLTKQDENDDDDDWNPCKAAGVCLMLLATCCEDDVVPHVLPFIKEHIKHPDWRYRDASVMAFGSILEGPELNQLKPLVIQAMPTLIELMKDPSVVVRDTTAWTVGRICELLPEAAINEVYLAPLLQCLIEGLGAEPRVASNVCWAFSSLAEAAYEAADAAEDQEEPSTYCLSSSFEIIVQKLLETTDRPDGHQNNLRSAAYEALMEIVKNSAKDCYPAVQKTTLVIMERLQQVLQMESHIQSTSDRIQFNDLQSLLCATLQNVLRKVQHQDALQISDVVMASLLRMFQSTAGSGGVQEDALMAVSTLVEVLGSDFLKYMDAFKPFLGIGLKNYAEYQVCLAAVGLVCDLCRALMTNILPYCDEIMQLLLENLGNENVHRSVKPQILCAFGDIALAIGGEFKKYLEIVLDTLQQASQAQVDKTDYDMVDYLNELREGCLEAYTGIIQGLKGDQENVHPDVMLVQPRVEFILSFIHHIAEDEDHSDGVVANSAGLIGDLCTAFGKDVMKLVEVRPLINELLTEGRRSKTSKTKTLATWATKELRKLKNQA, via the exons ATCGAAATGAACTGGAGGCTGCGCAGAAGTTTCTGGAGCAGGCGGCGATTGAAAACTTG CCCACGTTCCTGGTGGAGCTGTCCAAGGTGCTGGCCAATCCAGGGAACAGCCAGGTGGCACGCGTGGCCGCTGGACTCCAGGTCAAAAACTCCCTCACCTCCAAGGACCCCGACGTGAAGACGCAGTACCAGCAGAGATGGCTGGCCATCGACAGCAACGCCCGCCGGGAGATCAAGAACTAC GTGCTACAGACCCTGGGCACGGAGACGTACCGGCCCAGCTCCGCCTCCCAGTGCGTGGCCGGCATCGCCTGCGCGGAGATCCCCGTCAACCAGTGGCCCGAGCTCATCCCCCAGCTGGTGGCCAACGTCACCGACCCCAGCAGCACCGAGCACATGAAGGAGTCCACGCTGGAGGCCATCGGCTACATCTGCCAGGACATC GACCCCGAGCAGCTGCAAGAGAACGCCAACCAGATCCTGACCGCCATCATCCAGGgcatgaggaaggaggagccCAGCAACAACGTGAAGCTGGCCGCCACCAACGCGCTGCTCAACTCCCTGGAGTTCACCAAAGCTAACTTTGACAAAGAG ACGGAACGACACTTTATAATGCAGGTGGTCTGTGAAGCGACACAGTGCCCGGACACGAGA GTACGAGTAGCGGCCTTACAGAACCTGGTGAAGATAATGTCCCTGTATTATCAGTACATGGAGACGTACATGGGGCCCGCTCTGTTCGCC ATCACGATAGAAGCCATGAAGAGCGACATCGACGAAGTGGCCTTGCAGGGGATCGAGTTCTGGTCCAACGTGTGCGACGAGGAGATGGACCTGGCCATCGAGGCGACTGAG GCGTCGGAGCAGGGAAGACCTCCGGAACACACCAGCAAGTTCTACGCCAAAGGGGCCCTGCAGTACCTGGTGCCCATTCTCACCCAGACCCTCACCAAGCAG GACGAGAACGACGATGACGACGACTGGAACCCGTGCAAGGCGGCGGGCGTGTGCCTGATGCTGCTGGCCACCTGCTGCGAGGACGACGTGGTGCCGCACGTCCTGCCCTTcatcaaggagcacatcaagcaCCCCGACTGGCGCTACCGCGACGCCTCCGTCATGGCCTTCGGCTCCATCCTGGAGGGCCCCGAGCTCAACCAGCTCAAGCCCCTCGTCAtccag GCCATGCCCACGCTGATCGAGCTGATGAAGGACCCCAGCGTGGTGGTCCGGGACACCACGGCCTGGACGGTGGGGCGCATCTGCGAGCTGCTGCCCGAGGCCGCCATCAACGAGGTGTACCTGGCGCCGCTGCTGCAGTGCCTGATCGAGggcctgggggcggagcctcgcGTCGCCTCCAACGTCTGCTGG gccTTCTCCAGCCTGGCGGAAGCTGCATACGAGGCTGCAGACGCAGCGGAGGACCAGGAGGAGCCCAGCACCTACTGCCTGTCCTCCTCCTTCGAGATCATCGtacagaagcttctggaaacCACAGACAG GCCCGACGGTCACCAGAACAACCTGCGGAGTGCGGCGTACGAGGCCTTGATGGAGATCGTGAAGAACAGCGCCAAGGACTGCTACCCGGCCGTGCAGAAGACCACGCTGGTCATCATGGAGCGGTTACAGCAGGTCCTCCAGATGGAG tCTCACATTCAGAGCACCTCGGACCGCATCCAGTTCAACGACCTGCAGTCCCTGCTGTGCGCCACCCTACAG AACGTGCTGCGGAAGGTGCAGCACCAGGACGCGCTGCAGATTTCGGACGTGGTGATGGCCTCCCTCCTGCGCATGTTCCAGAGCACCGCCGGCtctgggggggtgcaggaggacGCCCTCATGGCCGTCAGCACCCTCGTGGAAG TTTTGGGAAGCGATTTCTTGAAGTATATGGACGCATTCAAACCTTTCCTGGGCATCGGACTGAAGAACTACGCGGAGTATCAG GTGTGTCTGGCGGCTGTGGGGCTGGTGTGTGACCTGTGCCGGGCGCTCATGACCAACATCCTGCCGTATTGCGACGAGATcatgcagctgctgctggagaacCTGGGG AACGAGAACGTGCACCGGTCCGTGAAGCCCCAGATCCTGTGCGCCTTCGGGGACATCGCCCTGGCCATCGGGGGCGAGTTCAAGAAGTACCTGGAGATCGTGCTGGACACCCTGCAGCAGGCCTCCCAGGCCCAGGTGGACAAG ACGGATTACGACATGGTGGACTACTTGAACGAGCTCCGGGAAGGCTGTTTGGAGGCCTACACCGGCATCATCCAGGGCCTGAAGGGAGACCAGGAGAACGTTCACC cGGACGTGATGCTGGTGCAGCCTCGGGTGGAGTTCATCCTGTCCTTCATCCACCACATCGCTGAAGACGAAGACCATTCCGACGGCGTGGTGGCCAACTCCGCTGGCCTTATAGG TGACCTCTGCACGGCCTTCGGGAAGGACGTGATGAAGCTGGTGGAGGTGCGGCCCCTCATCAACGAGCTGCTGACCGAGGGCCGGCGGTCCAAGACCAGCAAGACCAAGACCCTGGCCACCTGGGCCACCAAGGAGCTCCGCAAGCTGAAGAACCAGGCCTG A